From Pseudomonas vanderleydeniana, the proteins below share one genomic window:
- a CDS encoding carbohydrate ABC transporter permease, whose protein sequence is MTSLTDKPSLSLSRIAIHAVLLVAVLLYLVPLVVMLLTSFKSPDDISTGNLLSWPTVFTDIGWIKAWATVNGYFWNSIKITVPAVLISTAIGALNGYVLSMWRFRGSQLFFGLLLFGCFLPFQTVLLPASFTLGKMGLASTTTGLVFVHVVYGLAFTTLFFRNYYVSIPDALVKAARLDGAGFFTIFRRIILPMSTPIIMVCLIWQFTQIWNDFLFGVVFSSGDSQPITVALNNLVNTSTGVKEYNVDMAAAMIAGLPTLLVYVVAGKYFVRGLTAGAVKG, encoded by the coding sequence ATGACTAGTCTCACCGACAAACCCTCCCTCAGCCTGAGTCGCATCGCCATCCACGCGGTACTGCTGGTCGCCGTGCTGCTGTACCTGGTGCCGCTGGTGGTGATGCTGCTGACCAGCTTCAAGTCGCCGGATGACATCAGCACCGGCAACCTGCTGAGCTGGCCGACGGTGTTCACCGACATCGGCTGGATCAAGGCCTGGGCCACGGTCAACGGCTACTTCTGGAACTCGATCAAGATCACCGTTCCGGCGGTGCTGATCTCCACCGCCATCGGTGCGTTGAACGGCTACGTGCTGTCGATGTGGCGCTTTCGCGGCTCGCAACTGTTCTTCGGCCTGCTGCTGTTCGGCTGCTTCCTGCCGTTCCAGACCGTGCTGCTGCCGGCTTCGTTCACCCTCGGCAAGATGGGCCTGGCCAGTACCACCACCGGCCTGGTGTTCGTCCACGTGGTCTACGGCCTGGCCTTCACCACGCTGTTCTTCCGCAACTACTACGTGAGCATCCCCGATGCGCTGGTCAAGGCGGCACGCCTGGATGGCGCGGGGTTCTTCACCATCTTCCGGCGGATCATCCTGCCGATGTCGACCCCGATCATCATGGTCTGCCTGATCTGGCAGTTCACCCAGATCTGGAACGACTTCCTGTTCGGCGTGGTGTTCTCCAGCGGTGATTCGCAACCGATCACCGTGGCGCTGAACAACCTGGTCAACACCAGCACCGGGGTCAAGGAATACAACGTGGACATGGCGGCGGCGATGATCGCCGGGCTGCCGACGCTGCTGGTCTATGTGGTCGCAGGCAAGTATTTCGTGCGCGGGCTGACGGCCGGCGCAGTCAAGGGGTAA
- a CDS encoding carbohydrate ABC transporter permease — MSSVAVFSKASPFDFLQRWLPKLVLAPSMFIVLVGFYGYILWTFVLSFTNSTFLPTYKWVGLAQYARLFDNDRWWVASKNLALFGGLFIAITLAIGVMLAVFLDQRIRREGFIRTIYLYPMALSMIVTGTAWKWLLNPGMGLDKLLRDWGWEGFRLDWLIDPDRVVYCLVIAAVWQASGFIMAMFLAGLRGVDQSIIRAAQIDGASMPKIYWKVVLPSLRPVFFSAVMILAHIAIKSFDLVAAMTAGGPGYSSDLPAMFMYSFTFSRGQMGMGSASAILMLGAILAIIVPYLYSELRTKRHD, encoded by the coding sequence ATGAGCTCTGTTGCTGTGTTCAGCAAGGCCTCGCCGTTCGATTTCCTGCAGCGCTGGCTACCCAAGCTGGTGCTGGCACCGAGCATGTTCATCGTGCTGGTGGGCTTCTACGGCTACATCCTGTGGACGTTCGTCCTGTCGTTCACCAACTCGACGTTCCTGCCGACCTACAAGTGGGTTGGCCTGGCGCAATACGCGCGGTTGTTCGACAACGACCGCTGGTGGGTGGCGAGCAAGAACCTGGCGCTGTTCGGCGGCCTGTTCATCGCCATCACCCTGGCGATCGGTGTGATGCTGGCGGTGTTTCTCGACCAGCGCATCCGTCGCGAAGGGTTCATCCGCACCATCTACCTGTACCCCATGGCACTGTCGATGATCGTCACCGGCACCGCCTGGAAGTGGCTGCTCAACCCGGGCATGGGCCTGGACAAGCTGCTGCGTGACTGGGGCTGGGAAGGCTTCCGCCTGGACTGGCTGATCGACCCCGATCGCGTGGTCTACTGCCTGGTCATCGCTGCGGTCTGGCAGGCTTCGGGCTTCATCATGGCGATGTTCCTCGCCGGCCTGCGCGGGGTCGACCAGTCGATCATCCGTGCCGCCCAGATCGACGGCGCGAGCATGCCGAAGATCTACTGGAAAGTGGTGCTGCCCAGCCTGCGCCCGGTGTTCTTCAGTGCAGTGATGATCCTGGCGCACATCGCGATCAAGAGCTTCGACCTGGTGGCGGCAATGACCGCGGGCGGTCCTGGCTATTCGTCCGACCTGCCGGCGATGTTCATGTATTCCTTCACCTTCAGTCGCGGCCAGATGGGCATGGGCTCGGCCAGTGCGATCCTGATGCTCGGTGCGATTCTCGCGATCATCGTGCCTTACCTGTACTCCGAGCTGAGGACCAAGCGTCATGACTAG
- a CDS encoding ABC transporter substrate-binding protein, whose translation MNSISRLAAVISLASLFPLSALAADSKGSVEVVHWWTSGGEKAAVDVLKAQVEKDGFTWKDGAVAGGGGATAMTVLKSRAVAGNPPGVAQIKGPDIQEWASTGLLDTDVLKDVAKEEKWDSLLDKKVSDTVKYDGDYVAVPVNIHRVNWLWINPEVFKKAGIDKAPTTLQEFYAAGDKLKAAGFIPLAHGGQPWQDSTVFEAVVLSVMGVDGYKKALVDLDNAALTGPEMVKALTELKKVATYMDVDGKGQDWNLEAAKVINGKAGMQIMGDWAKSEWTAAKKVAGKDYQCVAFPGTDKAFTYNIDSLAVFKQKDKGTAAGQQDIAKVVLGENFQKVFSINKGSIPVRNDMLADMAKYGFDSCAQTAAKDFLADAKTGGLQPSMAHNMATTLAVQGAFFDVVTNYINDPKADPADAAKKLGAAVKSAK comes from the coding sequence ATGAATTCGATTTCTCGCCTCGCCGCAGTGATTTCCCTCGCCTCGTTGTTCCCCCTCAGCGCACTGGCTGCCGACTCCAAAGGGAGTGTGGAAGTGGTTCACTGGTGGACGTCCGGTGGTGAAAAAGCGGCTGTCGACGTACTCAAGGCCCAGGTCGAAAAAGACGGCTTCACCTGGAAGGACGGCGCTGTCGCCGGCGGTGGCGGTGCCACGGCCATGACCGTGCTGAAAAGCCGTGCCGTTGCCGGCAACCCGCCGGGCGTCGCCCAGATCAAGGGGCCCGACATCCAGGAATGGGCTTCCACCGGCCTGCTCGACACCGACGTCCTGAAGGACGTTGCCAAGGAAGAGAAGTGGGACAGCCTGCTCGACAAGAAAGTCTCCGACACCGTGAAGTACGACGGTGACTACGTCGCCGTACCGGTCAACATCCACCGCGTCAACTGGCTGTGGATCAACCCCGAAGTGTTCAAGAAGGCCGGCATCGACAAGGCGCCGACCACCCTCCAGGAATTCTACGCTGCCGGCGACAAGCTCAAGGCCGCCGGCTTCATTCCGCTCGCCCATGGTGGCCAGCCTTGGCAGGACAGCACCGTATTCGAAGCGGTGGTGCTCTCGGTGATGGGGGTTGATGGCTACAAGAAAGCCCTGGTCGACCTGGACAACGCCGCCCTGACCGGTCCTGAAATGGTCAAGGCCCTGACCGAGCTGAAGAAGGTCGCGACCTACATGGACGTCGACGGCAAGGGCCAGGACTGGAACCTGGAAGCGGCCAAGGTCATCAATGGCAAGGCCGGCATGCAGATCATGGGTGACTGGGCCAAGAGCGAGTGGACCGCGGCCAAGAAAGTCGCCGGCAAGGACTACCAGTGCGTAGCCTTCCCGGGTACCGACAAGGCCTTCACCTACAACATCGACTCCCTGGCGGTGTTCAAGCAGAAGGACAAGGGCACGGCGGCGGGCCAGCAGGATATCGCCAAGGTGGTGCTGGGCGAGAACTTCCAGAAGGTCTTCAGCATCAACAAGGGCTCGATCCCGGTGCGCAACGACATGCTGGCCGACATGGCCAAGTATGGCTTCGACTCCTGCGCGCAGACCGCTGCCAAGGACTTCCTGGCCGATGCCAAGACGGGTGGCCTGCAGCCAAGCATGGCGCACAACATGGCGACCACACTGGCCGTTCAGGGCGCGTTCTTTGACGTCGTGACCAACTACATCAACGACCCGAAAGCCGACCCGGCCGATGCGGCGAAGAAACTTGGCGCGGCGGTCAAGTCCGCCAAGTAA
- a CDS encoding D-mannose isomerase, with amino-acid sequence MTGDSLEFSFGSWLNAPAHHAWLMDEGRRLLAFARAARLDEGFGNLDAQGYLPPQATAETMNTARMTHCFAMAHVQGIPGCLPLVEHGVAALWGPLRDATFGGWYATAQQRDGNSGKAAYLHAFVALAASSAVVAGSQDAPGLLAEAIRVIDTHFWSEEEGALRESFARDWSNEEAYRGANSNMHGTEAFLALADVTGDSRWLERALRIVERLIHQQAAGNGFAVIEHFDRQWQPRRDYNEDNPADGFRPYGTTPGHAFEWSRLLLHLEAARRAAGLQTPEWLLEDARELFAGACRHAWAADGRPGVVYTLDWENRPVVSERLHWVHCEASATAAALLRRTGEPQYETWYRRFWDFNELYFIDRLQGSWHHELDAHNRPSARIWGGKPDLYHAYQAVLLPCLPLAPSLASALARHFAPKTAV; translated from the coding sequence ATGACTGGCGATAGCCTTGAATTTTCGTTCGGCAGCTGGCTGAACGCTCCTGCCCACCATGCCTGGTTGATGGACGAAGGGCGCCGCCTGCTGGCGTTCGCCAGGGCCGCCAGGCTCGACGAGGGGTTCGGCAATCTCGACGCCCAGGGGTACCTGCCGCCCCAGGCCACGGCCGAGACCATGAACACCGCGCGCATGACCCACTGTTTTGCCATGGCCCATGTCCAGGGTATTCCTGGCTGCCTGCCGCTGGTCGAGCATGGCGTCGCCGCACTCTGGGGGCCGCTGCGCGACGCGACCTTCGGCGGCTGGTACGCCACGGCGCAACAGCGTGACGGCAACAGCGGCAAGGCCGCCTACCTGCATGCCTTCGTCGCGCTTGCCGCCAGCTCGGCGGTAGTCGCCGGCAGCCAGGATGCGCCGGGCCTGCTGGCCGAGGCGATCCGGGTAATCGACACGCATTTCTGGAGCGAGGAGGAGGGCGCCTTGCGCGAGTCCTTCGCTCGCGACTGGAGCAACGAGGAGGCCTATCGCGGCGCCAACAGCAACATGCACGGCACCGAGGCCTTTCTTGCGCTGGCCGACGTCACGGGCGACAGCCGGTGGCTGGAGCGCGCGCTGCGGATCGTCGAGCGGCTGATTCACCAGCAGGCGGCGGGCAACGGCTTTGCGGTCATCGAGCATTTTGACCGCCAATGGCAGCCCCGGCGTGACTACAACGAGGACAATCCTGCCGACGGTTTCCGTCCCTATGGCACGACGCCGGGGCATGCCTTCGAATGGTCCCGGCTGCTGCTGCACCTCGAGGCGGCCCGCCGTGCGGCCGGGCTGCAGACTCCAGAATGGTTGTTGGAGGATGCCCGCGAGCTGTTTGCCGGCGCCTGTCGCCATGCCTGGGCGGCGGACGGCCGACCAGGCGTGGTCTACACCCTGGACTGGGAAAATCGCCCGGTGGTCAGCGAGCGCCTGCACTGGGTCCACTGCGAGGCCAGCGCGACGGCGGCGGCGCTGTTGCGACGCACGGGAGAGCCGCAATACGAGACCTGGTACCGGCGCTTCTGGGACTTCAACGAGCTGTATTTCATCGACCGGCTACAGGGCAGTTGGCATCACGAACTGGACGCACACAACCGGCCCAGCGCGCGAATCTGGGGTGGCAAGCCCGACCTCTATCACGCCTACCAGGCAGTCCTGTTACCCTGCCTGCCGCTGGCGCCGAGCCTGGCGAGCGCTCTGGCTCGGCACTTTGCGCCCAAAACCGCGGTCTGA
- a CDS encoding AP2 domain-containing protein encodes MVNDNPYPAHPCCIYPLHQDDRLYAWKVEVRRGAKLLVRTFTFEEHGGEQPARLAAESYRNALVLKMPAPQTYASRQRLLPHNTSGHPGVIRIETHNIGYWRASTRIHGYNLSRSFSVERHGEEQAKRLALNERQRQLALCEEPYEEAMKILQQHFSQTNVRVRERRIQAAIGQARGRRDSADNPGRNEREAQLSISPEQASLSISRHFAARTR; translated from the coding sequence ATGGTCAACGACAATCCGTATCCGGCCCACCCGTGCTGCATCTACCCCTTGCATCAGGACGACCGGCTGTACGCCTGGAAAGTGGAGGTGCGCCGGGGCGCCAAGCTGCTGGTCCGGACGTTCACCTTCGAGGAACACGGCGGCGAGCAGCCCGCGCGACTGGCTGCCGAGTCGTACCGCAACGCCCTGGTGCTGAAAATGCCGGCGCCGCAGACCTATGCCAGCCGCCAGCGCCTGCTGCCGCACAACACCAGCGGTCATCCGGGCGTCATCAGGATCGAGACCCACAACATCGGCTATTGGCGCGCCAGTACGCGAATCCATGGTTACAACCTGAGCCGCAGCTTCAGTGTCGAACGCCATGGCGAGGAACAGGCCAAGCGCCTGGCACTCAACGAACGCCAGCGGCAACTGGCGCTGTGTGAGGAGCCCTACGAAGAGGCCATGAAGATCCTGCAGCAGCATTTCAGCCAGACCAACGTTCGCGTGCGCGAGCGCCGTATCCAGGCGGCCATCGGCCAGGCGCGGGGACGTCGCGACTCAGCCGACAACCCGGGTAGGAACGAACGGGAAGCGCAACTGAGCATCAGCCCGGAGCAGGCCTCGCTGTCGATCAGTCGGCATTTCGCGGCAAGAACAAGGTAA